One region of Erythrolamprus reginae isolate rEryReg1 chromosome 8, rEryReg1.hap1, whole genome shotgun sequence genomic DNA includes:
- the LOC139171072 gene encoding zinc finger protein 850-like, translating to MTPVGPRKRGLPGVRYGKQETGRVPEMGLERRGSLERDRSPQRIQDGGKEYQCPGCEKSFQKIGHLQNHLRIHTGEKPDKSLECEKSFSHSNDLYKHQEIHAGEKPHKCLECGKSFSLRSTLYRHQRIHTGEKPHKCLECGKSFSLRSNLYTHQTIHTGEKPHKCLECGKSFSLRGNLYTHQKIHLREKPHKCLKCEKSFSELGNFYIHQRIHTGEKLHKCLECGKSFSLRGNLYTHQRIHSGEKPHKCLECGKTFNLRGNLYIHQRTHTGEKPHKCLECGKSFRCKSHLYAHQMCHTGDKPHKCLECGKSFSWKSQLYTHQWSHNGEKPHKCMECEKSFSCKSNLYAHQRTHNGEKPHKCLQCGKTFSCKRYLYTHQRIHTGEKPHRCLECGKTFSVFANLYRHRRIHTGEKSHKCLECGKSFSEFGNLCRHQRIHTGEKPHKCLECGKSFSRSSSLYSHQRTHTGEKPYKCLDCGKSFSHRSSLYRHQSIHPGEKPHKCLECGKNFSCKTSFYTHQRSHTEEKPHKCLECGKNFSHKNGLYEHQRIHTGEKPYKCLECGKSFSHRSSLYRHQSIHTGEKPHKCLECGKSFSQSSNLYAHQTIHTGEKPHKCLECGKSFNRKITLDRHQKIHLQKQKCGKCEKSFKNSDHLQRHQRTHTGEKPHECLQCGKSFSHRSSLYRHQSIHPGEKPHKCLQCGKNFSCKTSLYTHQRSHTEEKLHKCLECGKNFSCKTSLYTHQRSHTEEKPHKCLECGKSFNQRGNFYRHQKIHTGEKPVKCLECGKSFNQRGNLYRHQKIHTGEKPHKCLECGKSFNIRGNLYRHQKIHLQNQECGEHEKSFKRNDHL from the coding sequence AGGAAAGGAATATCAGTGCCCAGGATGTGAAAAATCCTTCCAAAAAATTGGACATCTTCAAAACCACCTAAGaatccacactggagaaaaacctgATAAATCCCTTGAGTGTGAAAAGAGCTTCAGTCATAGCAATGACCTTTATAAACACCAAGAAATCCACGCAGGAGAGAAAcctcataaatgcctggagtgtggaaagagcttcagtctgAGGAGCACCCTTTATAGGCATCAAAGaatccacactggagagaaacctcataaatgcctggagtgtggaaaaagcttcagTCTGAGGAGCAACCTTTACACACATCAAACGATTCACACTGGAGAGAAGCctcataaatgcttggagtgtggaaagagcttcagtctgAGGGGAAACCTTTATACACATCAAAAAATCCACTTGCGGGAAAAACCTCACAAATGCCTAAAATGTGAAAAGAGCTTCAGTGAATTGGGAAACTTTTATATACATCAAAGGattcacactggagaaaaacttcataaatgcctggagtgtggaaagagcttcagtctgAGGGGAAACCTTTATacacatcaaaggatccacagtggggagaaacctcataaatgcttggagtgtggaaagaccttcaaTCTGAGGGGAAACCTTTATATACATCAAAGGACCCATACAGGAGAAAAGcctcataaatgcctggagtgtggaaagagcttcaggtGTAAAAGCCACCTTTACGCCCATCAAATGTGCCACACTGGAGACAAACCTCATAAATGCCTGGAATGCGGAAAGAGCTTCAGTTGGAAAAGCCAGCTATATACACATCAATGGAGCCACAATGGAGAAAAACctcataaatgcatggaatgtgaaAAGAGCTTCAGTTGTAAAAGCAACCTTTATGCACATCAGAGGACCCACAATGGAGAAAAACCTCATAAATGTCtgcaatgtggaaagaccttcagTTGCAAAAGATACCTTTATACACatcaaagaatccacacaggagaaaaaccgcatagatgcctggagtgtggaaagaccttcagTGTGTTCGCAAACCTTTACAGACATAGAAGAATCCATACTGGAGAAAAATCACATAAATGCCTagagtgtggaaaaagctttagTGAGTTTGGAAACCTTTGCAGACATCAAAGAATCCACACTGGGGAAAAAcctcataaatgcctggagtgtggaaagagcttcagtcggAGCAGCAGCCTTTATTCACATCAAAGGAcccacactggagaaaaaccttataaatgcctggactgtggaaagagcttcagtcacCGTAGCAGCCTTTATAGACATCAAAGTATCCACCCTGGAGAAAAACCTCATAAATGCCTGGAATGTGGAAAGAACTTCAGTTGTAAAACTAGTTTTTATACACATCAAAGGAGCCACACTGAAGAAAAACCTCATAAATGCCTGGAATGTGGAAAGAACTTCAGTCATAAAAATGGCCTTTATgaacatcaaaggatccacactggagaaaaaccttataaatgcctggagtgtggaaagagcttcagtcacCGTAGCAGCCTTTATAGACATCAAAGTatccacactggagaaaaacctcacaaatgcctggagtgtggaaagagcttcagtcagAGTAGCAACCTTTATGCACATCAAACgattcacactggagagaaacctcataaatgcttggagtgtggaaagagcttcaatcGGAAGATCACCCTTGATAGACATCAAAAGATCCATTTACAAAAACAGAAATGCGGGAAATGTGAAAAATCCTTCAAGAATAGTGACCATCTTCAAAGGCATCAGAGAAcgcacacaggagaaaaacctcatGAATGCCtgcagtgtggaaagagcttcagtcacCGTAGCAGCCTTTATAGACATCAAAGTATCCACCCTGGAGAAAAACCTCATAAATGCCTGCAGTGTGGAAAGAACTTCAGTTGTAAAACTAGTCTTTATACACATCAAAGGAGCCACACTGAAGAAAAACtgcataaatgcctggagtgtggaaagaacttcAGTTGTAAAACTAGTCTTTATACACATCAAAGGAGCCACACTGAAGAAAAACCTCATAAATgcctggaatgtggaaagagcttcaatcAGAGGGGAAATTTTTATAGACATCAAaaaatccacacaggagaaaaacctgtTAAATGCCTagagtgtggaaaaagcttcaATCAGAGGGGAAATCTTTATAGACATCaaaagatccacacaggagaaaaacctcatAAATGCCTGGAATGCGGAAAGAGCTTCAATATAAGAGGAAACCTTTATAGACATCAAAAGATCCATTTACAAAACCAGGAATGTGGGGAACATGAAAAATCCTTCAAAAGAAATGACCATCTTTAA